From a region of the Marinomonas mediterranea MMB-1 genome:
- a CDS encoding acyl-CoA dehydrogenase family protein, whose amino-acid sequence MSNYSQDSVSAEALKAAGDSAQAEDVSVLEAAANAADRRLAATKSSLVERMIYGPQPDIEELCSGGKNMKSSVTEEAQEILHEAMECLNKGEAFGTDGKITSELRHSVAKKGAYGFTVPTEYGGKGKRYSEFACLTEEFASQGLGALSVEISGQLTIGSSALLGYGTSFQKSQYLPSISSGQLIAFALTEVGVGVNAKRVQAYVEADEENKCWRLYAEGERNKLYITSATHGGLMAIVARKGKSSKELALFIVELPEEDIDAEFSFSCKSSNVSAFQQNINSRISFRHFPIPYEQEIQGNGVEVLFYCLRMGRCMLAAQAAGFQRMMASDAAYYAQKREGVGGKVIKHELPRLGLVKILGGALTAQALSHLSLAQDQDRVDLAGLRDVTKSASAHYLLESLIACERVMGGRSLDKGSRISDIRATAHAFGIVEGEDDLIRLGMVRDLTKRFTTDYMSGLLNVLQKTNLDKGGNSLPADKRILRLNVAAFMAYPLRSINIVLSLVMKPDFWKLSGWVVENALERVKAGITKVIPTCFNSRYRKIPKMFRNHIRYAERELKRCRWDYFKISLVYQLELTRAQIPLQRLGQKIETLMCIATLCGHASQLDKSSQRVALAQIEILRSKLDGGNASTRRIDRLRKAVSLVVEDVMRGENALINKVEPQHYAHPWEDE is encoded by the coding sequence ATGAGTAACTATTCACAAGACTCTGTATCGGCAGAAGCTCTCAAAGCTGCTGGTGATTCTGCACAAGCTGAAGATGTTTCTGTATTGGAAGCGGCTGCAAACGCGGCGGATCGACGCCTTGCTGCGACCAAATCCAGTTTGGTTGAAAGAATGATTTATGGGCCACAACCCGACATAGAGGAACTTTGTTCGGGTGGGAAAAATATGAAGTCCTCTGTAACGGAAGAGGCGCAAGAGATTTTGCATGAGGCGATGGAATGTCTTAATAAAGGTGAGGCATTTGGAACAGATGGGAAAATAACGTCAGAACTCCGCCACTCAGTAGCCAAAAAAGGAGCGTATGGATTTACTGTTCCTACTGAATATGGTGGTAAAGGAAAGCGATATAGCGAATTCGCGTGTTTGACTGAAGAATTTGCCTCTCAGGGGTTAGGTGCTTTGTCAGTTGAAATATCTGGGCAATTGACTATCGGTTCGAGTGCGTTACTGGGATACGGAACGTCTTTTCAAAAATCTCAATATCTCCCTTCTATCAGTAGTGGTCAATTAATTGCCTTTGCGCTTACTGAGGTCGGTGTGGGCGTTAATGCTAAACGTGTTCAAGCTTACGTCGAGGCAGATGAAGAGAATAAGTGCTGGCGGCTTTATGCTGAAGGTGAGCGTAATAAGCTTTATATTACCAGCGCGACTCACGGTGGGCTTATGGCAATCGTGGCTAGAAAAGGGAAAAGCAGTAAAGAGTTGGCTTTGTTTATTGTCGAGTTACCAGAAGAGGACATTGACGCAGAGTTTAGCTTTAGTTGTAAAAGCTCGAATGTCAGTGCCTTTCAACAGAATATTAATTCAAGAATTAGTTTTAGACATTTTCCCATTCCGTATGAGCAAGAGATTCAAGGGAATGGTGTTGAGGTACTATTTTACTGTTTAAGAATGGGCCGTTGTATGCTGGCGGCTCAAGCGGCAGGCTTTCAGAGAATGATGGCGTCTGATGCAGCTTACTATGCTCAAAAACGAGAAGGAGTAGGGGGCAAGGTAATCAAGCATGAGCTTCCCCGCCTTGGTTTAGTTAAAATATTAGGTGGTGCGCTAACGGCGCAGGCTTTGTCTCATCTTTCTCTTGCACAGGATCAGGATAGAGTTGATCTAGCGGGGTTAAGAGATGTCACTAAGTCTGCCAGCGCTCATTATTTACTTGAGTCCCTAATTGCTTGCGAGCGAGTGATGGGAGGCCGAAGCTTAGATAAAGGTTCACGCATTTCAGATATTAGGGCGACCGCACATGCTTTTGGTATTGTGGAGGGCGAAGATGACTTGATTCGTTTAGGTATGGTTCGAGATCTAACTAAACGATTCACGACGGATTATATGTCTGGGTTGCTTAATGTATTGCAGAAAACTAATCTGGACAAAGGCGGTAATTCCCTTCCCGCGGATAAACGAATATTACGTTTGAATGTCGCTGCATTTATGGCGTATCCGCTTCGATCTATAAATATTGTTTTATCATTGGTTATGAAACCGGATTTTTGGAAACTTTCAGGTTGGGTTGTCGAAAATGCTTTAGAACGGGTAAAGGCGGGCATTACGAAAGTGATTCCGACTTGTTTTAATTCGCGGTACCGCAAGATCCCTAAAATGTTTAGAAATCATATACGTTATGCAGAACGAGAGTTAAAACGTTGTCGTTGGGATTATTTCAAAATAAGTCTTGTCTATCAGTTAGAGTTAACACGGGCTCAGATCCCTCTACAAAGGTTAGGTCAAAAAATCGAAACTCTCATGTGTATAGCGACATTATGTGGTCATGCTAGTCAACTCGATAAAAGTAGCCAACGTGTCGCGCTCGCTCAAATTGAGATCTTGAGGTCAAAGTTAGATGGTGGTAATGCCTCTACTCGTCGCATTGACAGACTGCGTAAAGCAGTCTCTTTAGTGGTAGAGGATGTAATGAGAGGAGAAAACGCCCTTATCAATAAAGTGGAACCGCAACATTATGCCCACCCTTGGGAAGATGAGTAG
- a CDS encoding AraC family transcriptional regulator: MPRIRETLTTSNHYIGRLYRLAVEKGLDADSLFREADLSPSVVDDPNLQIEIEKLAGVVEGIWTLLQDESMGLSRSPLPAGSFFMMGRVTVHEETLGKALYLAARFYNMISNAYEMALIETEDRATLEFRMADLDLDSSHLFSDMTLLAWHSYSSWLIQERIPLLEVCFPYAEPFEQHDYVELYPCERRFNQPVLSITFSNVFLDCENRQSLDSLKAYMKRCPIELFLKQPGDISVASDLRSLLSKSFEEGFPTIDEAAKTLHMSRRTLIRKLDKEETSYQEVKDRMRMDRACFWLAQNGVSIHKVAEKVGFSDAAVFSRAFRKWLGCTPTEYRDRFFS, from the coding sequence ATGCCTCGAATCAGAGAAACCCTGACAACATCTAACCACTATATTGGCAGACTTTATCGTCTTGCTGTCGAAAAAGGCTTAGATGCAGATTCTCTTTTTAGAGAGGCTGATTTGTCTCCTAGCGTTGTTGATGATCCTAATTTACAGATAGAAATTGAAAAATTAGCGGGTGTTGTTGAAGGAATCTGGACCCTTCTTCAGGATGAATCAATGGGATTGTCTCGATCACCACTTCCTGCGGGTTCGTTTTTTATGATGGGGCGAGTGACTGTACATGAAGAAACGTTAGGTAAAGCGCTTTATTTAGCCGCCCGTTTTTATAACATGATCTCAAATGCTTATGAAATGGCGTTGATTGAAACGGAGGATCGCGCGACCTTAGAGTTTAGGATGGCAGACCTAGATCTTGATTCCTCTCATTTGTTTTCCGATATGACGCTTTTGGCATGGCACAGCTATTCCTCATGGCTCATACAGGAGCGTATCCCTTTACTTGAAGTTTGTTTTCCTTATGCGGAGCCTTTTGAACAACATGATTATGTTGAACTCTATCCGTGTGAGCGTCGATTTAATCAACCTGTGCTTTCAATTACTTTTAGTAATGTGTTTTTAGATTGCGAAAACAGGCAAAGCTTAGATTCGTTAAAAGCCTATATGAAGCGTTGCCCGATTGAATTGTTTTTAAAACAGCCAGGAGACATTAGTGTTGCCAGTGATTTGCGTTCCTTGCTTAGTAAGTCCTTTGAAGAAGGCTTTCCTACCATCGATGAGGCTGCGAAAACGCTTCATATGTCCCGTCGAACGCTTATACGCAAGTTAGACAAAGAAGAAACGTCCTATCAGGAAGTTAAAGATCGGATGCGTATGGATAGGGCTTGTTTTTGGCTTGCTCAGAACGGCGTGTCTATTCATAAGGTCGCTGAAAAAGTGGGCTTTTCGGATGCGGCTGTCTTTTCTAGGGCGTTTCGTAAGTGGCTGGGGTGTACACCGACCGAGTATCGAGACCGATTTTTTAGTTAA
- the tyrS gene encoding tyrosine--tRNA ligase: MTVGINDLLADLQARGLIAQMTAEEELRAHLETGSRTLYCGFDPTADSLHLGHLVPLLVLKRFQDAGHNPIALVGGATGLIGDPSFKAAERQLNTADVVAGWVDKIRGQVSQFVQFDEVTNPARVVNNLDWAGEMNVLDFLREIGKHFSVNAMINKESVQQRLNREGAGISFTEFSYALLQGMDFAELNRAYGCTLQIGGSDQWGNIVGGIDLSRRQNQSQVFGLTVPLVTKSDGTKFGKTESGAVWLDPKKTSQYAFYQFWMNTADADVYKFLKYFTFLTMEEIDAIEQADKESTGKPQGQSILAREATKLVHGEEGLAAAERITQALFSGKADQLSEQDLEQIKLDGLPSSSLVEANLAETPLTSLLAEAGLAASGKQVKDALQRNSVFVNGVAKGIADNMSASDIFAADNGYYGKYFLVKLGKKKHHLFTL; encoded by the coding sequence ATGACGGTAGGCATTAACGACCTTTTGGCGGATTTACAGGCTCGCGGGCTGATTGCGCAAATGACAGCGGAAGAAGAGCTGCGTGCTCATTTGGAAACTGGTAGTCGTACTCTTTATTGTGGCTTCGATCCAACTGCTGACAGTCTTCATTTAGGTCACCTTGTGCCTTTACTTGTGCTGAAGCGTTTCCAAGACGCAGGGCATAATCCAATTGCGTTAGTTGGCGGCGCGACAGGACTGATCGGCGATCCTAGCTTTAAGGCGGCAGAGCGTCAATTAAATACGGCTGACGTGGTTGCTGGATGGGTCGATAAAATTCGTGGGCAGGTGAGTCAATTTGTTCAGTTTGATGAAGTAACTAACCCTGCACGTGTTGTTAATAACCTTGATTGGGCCGGTGAAATGAATGTGTTGGATTTCCTACGTGAAATCGGTAAGCACTTTTCAGTTAACGCCATGATTAACAAAGAATCGGTACAACAACGCTTGAATCGTGAAGGTGCTGGCATTTCGTTCACAGAGTTTTCATATGCTCTACTGCAAGGTATGGACTTTGCAGAATTAAATCGTGCTTATGGTTGTACGCTTCAGATTGGTGGTAGCGACCAATGGGGTAATATTGTTGGGGGTATTGATCTTTCGCGCCGTCAAAATCAATCTCAAGTATTTGGTTTGACTGTACCTCTTGTTACAAAATCGGATGGTACTAAATTCGGAAAAACAGAGTCTGGCGCGGTATGGCTTGATCCTAAGAAAACGTCTCAATATGCTTTCTACCAATTCTGGATGAATACGGCGGATGCAGATGTATACAAGTTCCTTAAGTACTTTACCTTCCTGACGATGGAAGAGATTGATGCGATTGAGCAAGCAGATAAAGAAAGTACAGGCAAGCCACAAGGCCAGTCTATTCTTGCTCGTGAAGCAACTAAGCTAGTTCATGGTGAAGAAGGGCTTGCAGCGGCTGAGCGTATTACTCAAGCGTTGTTCAGTGGGAAAGCGGATCAGTTGAGTGAACAGGATCTAGAGCAAATCAAGTTAGATGGATTGCCAAGCAGCTCACTTGTTGAGGCAAACCTAGCAGAAACGCCTCTAACGTCTTTACTAGCGGAAGCCGGACTTGCTGCATCAGGCAAGCAAGTTAAAGATGCGCTTCAACGTAATTCAGTCTTTGTTAATGGCGTTGCTAAGGGAATAGCAGATAACATGTCTGCATCTGATATCTTTGCGGCGGATAATGGCTACTACGGCAAGTACTTCCTTGTGAAGCTAGGTAAGAAGAAACATCACTTATTTACGCTTTAG
- a CDS encoding M23 family metallopeptidase, translating to MINKFSQKTILMLALGSFIFALSFALYAVYGGSVSNDSPRPQQQIQISKTASSKEALGTTPTKNGLYEVATPQHLKNNKKDIIEQTITIASGDSLSTVLSSMGISQQDVYRVANARDANSELLRIQPGQTLNVKAEFPEGRLKELTYIQSKLKRTLYERQQDGQFSFVVQLTKPETKQIYKEVTITNSIFVDGIKAGIPQSVLIQLTQIFAWDIDFATDIRKGDSFSLLYEENELEGEVLGTGNIIAANFINIGRSFQTIRYDDGDEFNYYTPDGLSMRKAFIRSPVDFTRISSKFNPNRLHPIFKTSQPHQGVDYAAKSGTPVKAAGAGKVKYVGELKGYGNTIIIEHGQGYSTLYAHLQGFKKGLQANRYIEQGDLIGFVGQTGWATGPHLHFEFRINGIHKDPMTVEIPHDSPMSKDSLKKYLPYARSVMTELSQHYSDAFGQKNEVISKRHATTF from the coding sequence TTGATCAACAAATTTTCTCAAAAAACCATCTTAATGCTTGCGCTAGGTTCTTTTATTTTCGCCCTATCGTTCGCACTGTATGCTGTATATGGTGGCTCAGTTAGCAATGACAGCCCACGCCCCCAACAACAGATCCAAATATCAAAGACAGCCTCATCTAAAGAAGCACTCGGCACGACTCCAACAAAAAACGGCTTGTACGAGGTCGCGACACCCCAACATTTAAAAAACAATAAAAAAGACATCATAGAGCAAACGATCACCATTGCCTCAGGGGATTCTCTGTCGACTGTTCTTTCTAGTATGGGGATCTCTCAACAAGATGTTTACCGTGTGGCCAATGCCCGTGACGCAAATTCTGAGCTACTGAGGATACAACCAGGACAAACCCTAAACGTTAAAGCAGAGTTCCCAGAAGGACGGCTAAAAGAATTAACCTATATTCAAAGCAAGCTGAAACGAACTTTATATGAGCGGCAGCAAGATGGTCAGTTTTCATTCGTAGTACAGCTTACTAAGCCCGAAACGAAACAGATCTATAAAGAGGTCACAATCACAAACTCTATCTTTGTCGATGGGATAAAGGCGGGGATTCCACAATCCGTACTCATTCAACTCACACAAATATTTGCGTGGGACATAGACTTTGCGACCGATATACGAAAAGGCGATTCGTTTAGCCTACTTTACGAAGAGAATGAATTAGAAGGCGAAGTGTTAGGAACAGGCAATATTATAGCGGCGAACTTTATTAATATAGGCAGAAGCTTCCAAACTATTCGTTATGATGACGGCGATGAGTTTAATTATTACACACCAGACGGACTGTCGATGCGAAAAGCTTTTATACGAAGTCCCGTCGACTTCACTCGTATATCATCTAAATTCAACCCAAATAGACTGCACCCTATTTTTAAGACATCGCAACCCCATCAAGGCGTCGACTACGCCGCCAAAAGCGGCACTCCAGTAAAGGCAGCAGGTGCAGGTAAAGTCAAATACGTTGGCGAACTCAAAGGATATGGGAACACGATTATTATCGAGCATGGACAGGGCTACTCAACACTGTACGCCCATTTACAAGGATTTAAAAAAGGCTTACAAGCAAACCGTTATATAGAACAAGGAGACTTAATTGGCTTCGTTGGCCAAACAGGTTGGGCTACCGGCCCCCATTTGCATTTTGAATTTCGTATTAATGGCATTCACAAAGACCCTATGACTGTCGAGATACCGCATGATTCTCCGATGAGCAAAGACTCATTAAAAAAGTATTTGCCGTATGCTAGAAGTGTAATGACGGAGCTTAGTCAGCATTATTCCGACGCATTCGGGCAGAAAAACGAGGTGATATCGAAGCGACACGCCACAACATTTTAG
- the trxA gene encoding thioredoxin TrxA — MSENILNITDAQFQSEVLESDVPVIVDFWAPWCGPCKMIAPILADVADEFEGKVKVVKLNVDENTETAPKYNVRGIPTLIIVKGGEVAATKVGAVTKSQLIDFVQSAL; from the coding sequence ATGAGCGAAAACATTCTTAACATTACTGATGCTCAGTTTCAAAGCGAAGTTCTTGAATCTGACGTTCCTGTTATTGTTGATTTCTGGGCACCTTGGTGTGGTCCATGTAAAATGATTGCACCTATCCTTGCGGACGTCGCTGATGAGTTCGAAGGTAAGGTTAAAGTCGTTAAACTGAATGTTGATGAAAACACAGAAACGGCTCCTAAATACAATGTTCGCGGTATTCCTACGCTAATCATCGTTAAAGGTGGTGAAGTGGCTGCGACTAAAGTTGGTGCAGTTACAAAGTCTCAACTTATCGACTTTGTTCAAAGCGCGCTTTAA
- a CDS encoding HAD family hydrolase, with protein MTLITFDLDNTLWDVDPVIVRANHAMEAWFEERFPGFHDMFDASAYEKIKSEVIDNAPNVAHDVSEIRKRIYVKAFREYGLPTEEARQISQSAFDHFYAWRQKVDLYPEAKSSIAVLAEHYRMGVITNGNADVYHPSVGLGAYFEFALRADEVGRAKPNPEIFEAAAVQADVDTKDIIHIGDHPIDDVQGAAQAGCRTIWFNRHGARHWKTDWDMKPDSEVHSLRELPTAIAELGVF; from the coding sequence ATGACGTTAATCACCTTTGATTTAGATAATACATTGTGGGACGTTGATCCTGTTATTGTGAGAGCCAATCACGCGATGGAAGCGTGGTTTGAGGAGCGTTTTCCTGGTTTTCATGACATGTTTGATGCAAGCGCCTATGAAAAAATTAAATCAGAGGTGATCGATAACGCACCGAATGTAGCTCATGATGTCAGTGAAATACGCAAACGAATTTATGTGAAAGCCTTTCGTGAATACGGTTTGCCAACGGAAGAGGCTCGCCAAATATCTCAGTCTGCGTTCGATCACTTTTATGCTTGGCGTCAAAAAGTAGATTTGTATCCCGAAGCAAAAAGTTCGATAGCGGTCCTAGCGGAGCATTATCGAATGGGCGTCATTACCAATGGAAATGCGGATGTTTACCACCCATCTGTCGGTTTAGGTGCCTACTTTGAATTTGCATTGCGTGCTGATGAAGTTGGAAGAGCGAAGCCTAACCCCGAAATTTTTGAAGCGGCTGCGGTTCAAGCCGATGTAGATACGAAGGATATTATTCATATTGGCGATCATCCTATAGATGATGTTCAAGGTGCGGCTCAAGCCGGATGTCGAACAATTTGGTTTAATCGACATGGCGCGCGGCATTGGAAGACCGATTGGGATATGAAGCCGGATTCCGAGGTGCACTCGTTGCGTGAATTGCCGACGGCGATTGCCGAGCTTGGTGTTTTCTAA